The following nucleotide sequence is from Saccharothrix texasensis.
CTGGCCGCCGCCGACACGCCCGCACCGCAGCGCCTGCGCGACTGGCTGGCGGCCCTCTTCGAGGCCAAGCGCAGGAAGGCCCTGGGCGACCCGGAGCTGTTCGCCACGTTCTCCGTGCTGGTGAACGAGCACAGCGCCGTCGTCGCCACGCACATCGCGGCGATGGTCGACGACCTCACCAGGATCGTCGCCGACGGCGTGGCCGCCGGCGACTTCGCCACCGAGGACCCGGCCGTCAGCGCCAAGGCCGTCTTCGCCGCCACCGCGCGCTTCCACGACCCGGCCCACGCCGGCGAGTGGTCCGCCCCGGACGTCGACGAGGTGTTCGACGCCGTGGTGTCACTGCTGGTGGCGGGACTGCGACCCGGGCAGTAGGGAACCGCGGCGCGCGCATCGGGGGTGCGCGCGCCGCGGCTCGGTCCGAGGACCGGGGATCAGGCCGTGGTCGCCGTGGTCACCAGGGCGGTGCCGCTGCCGGTCCGGCCGGTGATGAACAGGGACGGCTCGTCCGCCGGCGGGGTGTCGGAGACGTCCAGCTCGCTGCGCGCCGAGCCCGAGTTGGAGACCAGGTCGACCTGCGCCGCCACCCCGGGCCGCACGCCGACCCGCACGTCGCCCGAGCCGGTGCCGAGCTGGACCTTGCCGGACGCGGCGTCGGCGATGGTGACGTCACCGCCGCCGGTGCGCACCTGCACGTCGTTCTGCACGGCGCCCAACCACACGTCGCCGGTGCCCGTGTAGATCACGGTGTTCCCGCCGACCGACGACACCTCGACGTCGCCGCTGCCGGTCTTCGCCCGCAGCCCGCCGAGCATCGGCCCGAGCCTCAGCTTGCCCGAACCCGAGTTGACCTGCGACGAGGCCTCCGCGCGATCCGCGGTCACGTCACCGGTGCCGGTCTGGAGCTCCAACCGGCCCGCCGAGCCGGTCACGGTCACCTCCGCCGAGCCCGCCTTGGTGATCACGTGGGAGCCGGCCGGCGCCCGTACCGTCACGCTCAGCGGCACGGCGCGCAGCGGCAGCGCCTTGGACGAGTGCACCTTCACCCGCCCGCCGGACAGCTCGAGGCGGGCGTCGCGCACCGCCTCCGCCGGTCCGGCCGGCTGCGCCCGCCCGGTGCCGAACTGGTCGTTCACCCAGCTCAGCAGCCCGGACAGGCCTGCCGACCAGGACTCGCCCGGCGACGGGTCGTGCTTGACCTCGACGTGCACGCCCGGCTCGTCGACCAGGTGCACCCGCACCCGGCCGGCGAGCAGCGCCACGTCGACCTCCACCGTCCCGTCGACCTCGAAGCTCTGCTGTCGCACGACGACATCCGATTCCATCTCTCCCCCTCAGCCCTGCACCCAGCCGCGGACGCGGGAGGACGACGACGGGTCGCCGCCCGACTGGTCCTTCGGCGGCCCCCAGTGCTTGTGGCCGCCGCCACCGCGCCGCCCGCCGACCGCGCCCTGCACGGCCTGCGCGACGAACGTGTTGAGCGACATCCCCTGGGCCGCGGCCGCCTGCTCGGCCTTGGACTTCAGCTCGTCCAGCAGGCGCAGGGTGACGCGCGTGGCGTCACCGGCGGAGGGCCGGGGAACTTCCCGGGGCTCGGGTTCGTGTTCTTCCCGAGCGGCCGTGCCGGTGACGACCACCTGCACGTCCCGTCCGTCCAACCGCACGTCGACGACAGGGCCGTCGAGGGCCGCGGTGACCTCCGCGGCCAGGTCGGACAGCGCGTTCATGAGCGCGAGCCGCGCGGCGGGCTCCAAGGCTGCGGACAGCAGGGCCGCGGTGCGCCGGGTGTTGTCGTCCCCGGCGGACGCGGCCGTCGCGAGGTCCTCGCGCAGTGCGGCGATGTACGGCGACAGATCCATGACACCACCATGACGTCAAATCTGACATCAGTCAAGCGGGTCGGTGGTGTCGTTCATGACGGCACGGTGCGGGTCGCGAACGGACGCCGACCCGTCCGCCGAACGGCGGCGTCCGAGCCCCGGTGTCGGGCAACGGCCCGGACGGCTTCGGTTAGGGTTCGGGCCATGGCTGAGACGGTGGCGCCGAAGGTGCAGTTGATCGCGAAGACGGAGTTCTTCCCCCCGGACGGCGTCCCGTGGTCCACCGACGCCGACGGCGGCGAGGCGCTGGCGGAGTTCGCCGGCCGCGCCTGCTACCAGTCGTGGACCAAGCCGAACCCGGCCACCGCCACGAACTCGGGCTACATCAAGCACATCATCGAGGTCGGCCACCTGTCCGTGCTGGAGCACGGCTCGGTCAGCTTCTACCTGACCGGCATCTCCCGCTCGCTCACGCACGAGCTGATCCGGCACCGCCACTTCTCGTACTCGCAGCTGTCCCAGCGGTACGTGCCCGAGCGCAACGCCGCCATGGTCGAGCCGGACGTCATCGCGAACGACCCGGAGCTGCACGAGAAGTTCCTCGCCGCCGCGCAGGCCAGCGTCGAGGCCTACAACGAGCTGCTGAAGGGCCTGGAGGAGAAGTTCTCCGACGTGCCCAGCGCCACCCTGCGCCGCAAGCAGGCCCGTCAGGCGGCCAGGGCGATCCTGCCCAACGCCACCGAGACCCGCATCGTGGTGACCGGCAACTACCGCGCGTGGCGGCACTTCATCGCCATGCGCGCCACCGAGCACGCCGACGTGGAGATCCGCGCGCTGGCCGTGGAGTGCCTGCGCCAGTTGCAGAAGGCGGCGGCCAACGTGTTCGCCGACTTCGCCATCTCCACCCTGGCCGACGGCTCCGAGGTCGCCTCCAGCCCGCTGGTCACCGAAGGCTGACGGCCGGTGAAGCGGCTGATCGTCGACGTCCGGCCGGGCGAGTACGCGGTCGTGCGGCTGCCCGCCGACGCGCCCGTCCCGGCCGGGCTGCTCGACGCGCCCGGCCTGGTGTCGGTGACCAGGACCCCCGACGAGCTGTCGATCGTGTGCCCGGTCGAGCACGCGCCGGAAGCGGACACCGCGCAGCCCGGCTGGCGGCTGCTGACCGTGCGCGGTCCGCTGGAGTTCACCCTCACTGGCATCATGGCCGCCCTGTCGGGTGAACTGGCCGCGGCGGGTGTGAGCCTGTTCGCACTGTCCACCTACGACACCGACCACCTGCTGGTGAAGTCGGGCGACCTGGCCCGGGCCGTGCAGGCGCTGCGGTCGTCCGGGCACGAAGTCACGAAACCGTGAAACCGGATCGGGCGACACGCGGTCTGAAGTAGCGTTCCGCCCGGTCCGCGGGTTTCGAGGAGTGACGGTGACTGGTCCGACGCAAGGTGTGAGCACTCAACCCCGGGTGATCGCGGGCAGGTACACCCTGCTCGCCGAGCTGGGACGCGGCGGCATGGGCGTCGTCTGGCGCGCGCAGGACAACGTGATCGGCCGCCAGGTGGCCATCAAGGAGCTGCACCTGCCCGACGGCATCGCGCTGGAGGAGCGCCGGGTGCTGGAGGAGCGGGTGCTGCGCGAGGCGCGCACCGCGGGCCGGTTGAACGACCCCGGCGTGGTCACCGTGTTCGACGTGGTCGCCGAGCACGGCATGACCTACATCGTGATGGAGCTGGTCGAGGCCGCCACCCTGTCCACCCTGATCAGCGCCCACGGCCCGATGCCGCAGGACCGGGTCATCTCGATGGCCGTGCAGGCGCTGTCCGCGTTGGACTCCGCGCACCAGGCCGGGATCGTGCACCGCGACGTCAAGCCCGGCAACCTCATGGTCACGCCCGCCGGCCGGGTGAAGCTCACCGACTTCGGCATCGCCCAGGCCGTGGACGACCCCCGGTTGACCACCAGCGGCAGCCTCATCGGCTCGCCCGCCTACATGTCGCCGGAGCGCATCCACGGCAACGAGGCCTCGCCGGCCTCCGACCTGTGGGCGCTCGGCGCGACGCTCTGCTACGCCGTCGAGGGCGCCAACCCGTACGACCGGCCGACCACCGCGTCCACCCTGCACGCGATCATGAACGAGATGCCCCGGCTGACCAGGGCGCACGGCGTGCTCGGCGCGGTGATCACCGGCCTGATGATGCCCGACCCGAACGCCCGGCTGACCGGTCCGCAGGCGCGCGCCATGCTGGAACGCGCGGCGGCCCAGCCGACGCCGCCGACCGGGTTCGGCGCGCCGAACCCGACCATGCACTACACCCCGCCCACCGCCGCGCGGAAGCCGTGGCTCAAGAAGCTGCTGATCGCCGGCACGGCGGTGGCGGCCGTGGCGCTGCTCGTCGCGGGCGTGCTCCTCGGCCGGTGGTGGTTCACCGACAAGCCGCCCGCCGCGATGGCCGAGACGGTCACCTACGGGCCGGGCGGCACGATCGAGCCCGCCCAGTTCAAGGCGGGCAACGGCCAGTGCGGCGACAACCTGGTCGACCCCAACACCACGGTCAACTACACCGACTGCGAGGAGCCGCACCGGGTCGAGGTCTACGCGGCGGCCGAGCCGTTCGGGTCGGACAAGATGCCCTACCCGGGCGACGAGTGGCTGCGCGGGTACGCGGAGACCTTCTGCACGATGTACTTCATGTCCGAGCGGGTGCCGGTGAAGGACAAGCAGACCAAGCTCCGCTACGTCGCCGTCGTGCCGACCTCGGGCGTCTGGGCGGAGGACCCGGCGAAGGCCTCGTCGTCGGACAAGCGCTACCGCGACGTGGCGTGCGTGCTGTGGAACAAGGACGGCACCGCGCTGAAGGACCAGCTGTACGCCAAGTAACGTGGGGCCATGGGCGTCGCACAGGACGAACGCAGGCAGTTGGGCGAGCTGTTCGCCGAGGTGGGCCCGGACGCGCCCACGTTGTGCGACCCGTGGCGCGCCCGCGACCTGGCCGCCCACCTCGTGCTGCGGGACCGCCGGCCGGACGCGGGGGCGGGCATCCTGCTCAAGCCGCTGGCCGGGCACACGCAGCGCGTCCAGGACGCCTTCGCGGCCCGGCCGTGGGACGAGCTGGTCGGGCTGGTGCGCGGCGGCCCGCCCTGGTACTCGCCCTACGCGCTGGTCGACGAGCTGGTGAACTCCGTCGAGTACTTCGTGCACCACGAGGACGTGCGCCGGGCGCGCGACGACTGGGAGCCGCGTTCACCCGATCCGGTACGAGACGCGGTGCTGTGGCGGCGGCTCGCGCCGGTCGCCCGGCTCATGTACCGCAAGAGCCCGGTCGGGGTGGTGCTGCGCCGCCCGGACGGCGACGCGGTCGTGGCCAAGCGTGGGGCGGACCCCGTGGTGCTGACCGGGCAAGTCTCGGAATTGCTGGTGCACGTGTTCGGCCGGTCCGCCGCGAGGGTCGAGTACGACGGCGCGGACGAGGCCGTGCGACTGGTGCGGGGCCTCGACCGGAGCATGTAGTCGCAGCTTGCCGAGGGTGACGCGGTAGATTTCCGCTCATGACCGGAAGTCCTACCGCCGCGCCCGGCCGACCGTTCGGCCGCGTGCTCACCGCCATGGTCACCCCGTTCGACGCGGAGGGGGCGGTGGACCTGGCCAAGGCGCAGCGGCTCGCCGAGCACCTGGTCGAGCTGGGCAACGACGGTCTCGTGGTCAACGGCACCACCGGCGAGAGCCCCACCACCACCGACGCGGAGAAGGCGGACCTGCTCCGCGCCGTGGTCGAGGCGGTCGGCGACCGCGCCACCGTGGTCAGCGGCGCGGGCACCTACGACACCGCGCACAGCGTGCACCTGGCCAAGCAGGCGGAGGCGGCCGGCGCGCACGGCCTGCTGCTGGTCACCCCGTACTACTCGCGGCCCACCCAGGAGGGTGTGCTCGCGCACTTCACCACCGTGGCCGACCAGGTCGGCGTGCCCGTGATGCTGTACGACATCCCGCCGCGCGCCGTGATCCCCATCGAGGTGCCGACCCTGCTGCGGCTCGCCGAGCACCCGCGGATCGTCGCGGTGAAGGACGCCAAGGGCGACCTGCACGCGGGCAGCAAGGTCATCGCCGCCACCGACCTGGCCTACTACTCCGGTGACGACCCGCTGAACCTGCCGTGGCTGTCGGTCGGCGCGGTCGGTTTCGTCAGCGTCGTCTCGCACATCGCCGCGGACCGGCTGCGCGACATGCTCGACGCGTTCGAGTCCGGCGACGTCGCCGGCGCGACCGCGATCCACCAGTCGCTGCTGCCGCTGCTGCGGCCCTTCAGCCGGATGCCCGGCGTCACCTACGCCAAGGCCGCGCTGCGCCTGCGCGGCCTCGACGTGGGCGACCCGAGGCTGCCGCTGGTACCCGCTTCAACAGAGGACATCGAGGCCGTCGAGGCCGAATTGGGAGTCAACGCGTGATCAACCCGAGCTCACCCCCGCCCGCACTGCCCGACGGAGGTCTGCGCGTCGTCGCTCTGGGTGGAATTGGCGAGATCGGCCGCAACATGACGGTGTTCGAGCACGCCGGCCGGCTGCTCGTCGTGGACTGCGGCGTGCTCTTCCCCGAGGACGACCAGCCTGGCGTCGACCTGATCCTCCCGGACTTCCGGGCCATCGAGGACCGGTTGGACGACATCGAGGCGCTGGTGCTCACCCACGGGCACGAGGACCACATCGGCGCGGTGCCGTTCCTGCTGAAGCTGCGCCCCGACCTGCCGGTGGTCGGCTCGCGGTTCACGCTGGCGCTGCTCGCGGCGAAGTGCAAGGAGCACCGCCAGACGCCCCGGCTGATCGAGATCACCGACGGCGACCGGCGCTCGTACGGGCCGTACGAGCTGGAGTTCTTCGCGGTCAACCACTCCATCCCGGACGCGGTCGCGGTCGCCGTCCGCACCTCCGCCGGGCTCGTGCTGCACACCGGCGACATCAAGCTCGACCAGCTGCCGCTCGACGGCAGGCTCACCGACCTGGCCGGGTTCTCCCGGCTCGGCGACGAGGGCGTCGACCTGTTCCTGGTCGACTCGACCAACGCCGAGGTGCCCGGGTTCGTCGCGCCGGAGCGCGAGATCGGGCCGGTGCTGGAGAACGTGGTCCGCAAGGCAGACCAGCGGGTGATCGTGGCGTGCTTCGCCTCCCACGTGCACCGGGTGCAGCAGGTGCTGGACGTCGCCGTGCGGCATGAGCGGCGGGTCGCGCTGGTCGGCCGGTCGATGGTGCGCAACATGGGCATCGCGGCCGAGCTGGGCTACCTGAACGTGCCCGCCGGGTTGTTCGTCGACCTCAACGAGGCGATGGAGATGCCCGAGGACGAGGTCATGTTCGTGTCGACCGGGTCGCAGGGCGAGCCGCTGTCGGCGTTGTCCCGCATGGCGCGCGGCGAGCACCGGCAGATCTCGATCAGGGCCGGCGACACGATCGTGCTGGCGTCGTCGTTGATCCCGGGCAACGAGAACGCGGTGTTCGGCGTGGTGAACGGCCTGGCGCGGCTGGGCGCGACGGTCGTGCACCAGGGCAACGCCAAGGTGCACGTGTCCGGGCACTCGCCGGCGGGCGAGCTGCTGTTCCTCTACAACGCGGTGCGGCCGTCGAACGTGATGCCGGTGCACGGCGAGTGGCGGCACCTGCGGGCGAACGCGGCGCTGGCCGTGGCGACGGGCGTGGCCGAGGAGCAGGTCGTCATCGCCGAGGACGGCGTGGTGGTCGACCTGGTCGACGGCAAGGCGGCGATCAGCGGCCGGGTCGAGGTGGGCCACGTCTACGTGGACGGCCTGTCGGTCGGCGACGTCGGCGAGTCGACCCTGTCCGACCGGCTCGTGCTCGGCGAGGGCGGGTTCATCGCGATCACCGTGGCCGTCGACTCCAGCAGCGGTCGCGCGGTCGCGCCGCCGACCGTGTCCGGCCGGGGTTTCTCCGACGACCCCAAGGCGTTGGACCAGGCGGTGTCCCTGGTGGAGATGGAACTGTCCCGCACGGAGGCCGAGGGCATCACCGACTCGCACCGCATCGCGCAGGCCGTGCGCCGCGTGGTGGGCCGCTGGGTCGCCGAGACCTACCGCCGGCGACCGATGATCGTGCCGACCATCATCCCGGTGAACTGACCGCCTCGCGGCGGGAAAGGCGTGACGTGGCCGAGATCCTGCTGTTCCACCACGGGCACGGGCTGACGCCCGGTGTCGAGGCCTTCGCCGAGCACCTGGCGGAGTCCGGGCACACCGTGCACGTGCCGGACCTGTTCGACGGCCAGGTGTTCGTCGACCTGGTCGACGGTCTCGACTACGCGGAGCAGGTCGGGTTCGGCGCCATCGCCGAACGCGGCCGCCTCGCCGCCGAGGGCCTGCCCGCCGACGTCGTCTACCTGGGGTTCTCGCTGGGCGTGCTGCCCGCGCAGCTGCTGGCCCAGACCAAACCCGGCGCGGCGGGCGCGCTGCTGGTCAGCGCGTGCGTGCCGGTGACCGAGTTCGGCGGCGCGTGGCCCGCGACCGTGCCGGTGCAGGTCCACGGCATGGCCTCGGACGAGCTGTTCGTGAACGACGGCGACCTCGACGCGGCGCGGGACCTGGTCGCGGGCGCGGCGGACGGGGAGCTGTTCCTCTACCCCGGCGACCGGCACCTCTTCGCCGACCGCAGCCTGTCGTCCTACGACGAGGTGGCCGCCGTGCTGTTGATGGAACGCGTGCTCGCCTTCCTGAACTAGCTGTTCTGCTCAGTCTCCTTCTGCTCAGTCTCCTTCTGGGCGCCACGGGCTCCTGCCCGTCGTCGGCCGCGTGGGGTCGTGGAACTTCGGCAGGTCCGGCTCGTCGAGCCGCAACGGCACCAGGCCCGCGGTGATGGCGCGCATGATCCGCTCGTGCGCCCGCCGCGCGTCGCCCGGCTTGCCGTCCTCCAACCCGGACAGGTCCACCGGCTTGCCGAAGTGCACCTTGAACGTCGGCCGCTTGCGCAGCCCGCGCGCGTAGGACGTCAGGTAGGGCTTGGCGTCCGCCCAGCCGGCGACGTGCGTGTTGCCCCAGTAGACGGCTTCGTGCGCGCCCCACTGGCTCACCGGCACCACCGGGATCCCGCCGCTGAGCGCCAACCTCGCCGCACCCGTCTTGCCGCGCTCCGGCCACAGACCCGGATCGAGGCTGATCCGGCCTTCCGGGTACATCGCGATCGGGTCGCCGCCGCGCCGCAACGCCTCGACGGTGCGGTGGTAGGCGTCGCCGACGTCCGCCGCCGCGCGGTCCACGCGCAGGTGGCCGGACGCCTTCAGCAACGGCCCCAGGACCGGTGCGTCGAGCAGCCCCCCGGCGAGCAGGAAGCGCGGCGCGGCCCCGATCTTGCGGCACGCCGCGATGAGCACGAACGGGTCGAGGTTGCCGATGTGGTTGGACGCGAGCAGCAGGGGACGTCCCCTGAGGTCCGCCGGGATGTCGCCGGTGACTTCGAGTCGTCCGCTGAGACCGACGACCCCTTGGTCGACGGCGGTCAGCACGCGCCACAGCAGTGGTGTGGGCACAGCGCGAAAGGCTACGGCGTGTCGAGGTGTCGGCGCACCGGGTTCGGGGCAACCATGGGCGTCGAGCAGCGCACGTCACGTCGGCCGTGAACGTTGGGGCCGCTGAGGCCAGAGGGACTACCGTATACACCATGGCCGGCCGAACTGGGACCTCTCGCAAGGGCACCACCCGCAGCACCGGCTCCGGGTCGAAGGCCCGTGCGAGCGCGTCCCGTTCCGGCGCCTCCCGCCCGGCCTCGAAGCGGCCACCCGCCAGGCGCGCGCCGGCGAAGCGGTCCTCCGGCTCCGTCGGCCGGGTCTGGGGGCTGTTCGGCCGCGGCGTCGGCTCGGTGGTCCGCGCGGTGGGCCGCGGCAAGGAACTCGACCCCGCGCACCGCCGGGACGGCTTGGCGCTGGTGCTCATCTCGGTGGCCGTGATCACCGCCGCCGGCGTGTGGTGGCGGGCGGGCGGTCCGGTGGGCCAGTGGGTCGACGTGGCCGTGCGCAGCTCCGTCGGCGGCCCGGCCGTGATCTTCCCCGTGGTGCTGCTGGCGATCGGCGTGGCGCTCATGCGCACCGACCCGAACCCCGAGGCGCGGCCGCGCCTGGTGATCGGCTCGATCCTGGTCGCGGTCGGGTTCCTCGGCATGTTCCACCTCGTGGGCGGCCTGCCGACGGACCCGCTCGCCCGCCGTGACGCCGGTGGCGCGCTGGGCTACCTCTCCGGCGGGTTCCTCGCGCAGGGCCTCACGTCGTGGGTCGCCGGACCGCTGCTGGTGCTGATCTTCGCCTACGGCGTGCTGCTGCTCGTGCACCTGCCGATCCGCGACGTGCCCGCCAAGCTCGGCAGCCTCCTGCACCGCAGGCCCGACCAGCTCGACGGGTTCGACGCCGAGGAGGCGGAGCCCGAGCCCGAGCCGGAGGAGAAGCCGGCCAAGCTGCGCCGCCCGTCCCGCAGCCGCCGCCAGGCCGTCGCCACCCCGGCCGCCGACGACGAGCAGCCCGAGCTGCCGCTGGACGAAGAGCCGCCGCCCCCGCCGCCGGTCAGACCCACGCCCAAGCCGAAAGCGACCCCGGAGACGCCGAAGCCCGCCGCGATCGCCGTGCGCGCGGTCGAGGGCGACTACCGGCTGCCGCCGCCGACCATCCTCAAGGACGGCGACGCGCCGAAGGCCCGCAGCAAGGCCAACGACGTGATGATCGAGGCCATCTCCGGCGTGCTCGACCAGTTCTCCATCGACGCCCAGGTCACCGGCTTCACCCGCGGCCCGACCGTCACCCGGTACGAGGTGGAGCTGGGTCCGGGCGTGAAGGTCGAGAAGATCACCGCGCTGACCAAGAACATCGCCTACGCGGTCGCCACGGACAACGTGCGCCTGCTGGCGCCGATCCCCGGCAAGTCCGCGGTCGGCATCGAGGTGCCCAACAGCGACCGCGAGATGGTGCGGCTGGGCGACGTGCTGCGCTCGCCGTCCACGGTGAAGGACAACCACCCGATGGTCATCGGGCTGGGCAAGGACATCGAGGGCCACTTCGTCACCGCGAACCTGACCAAGATGCCGCACCTGCTGGTGGCCGGCTCCACCGGTTCGGGCAAGTCGAGCTTCGTGAACTCGATGCTGGTGTCCCTGCTCGCGCGCGCCACCCCGGACGAGGTCCGGATGATCCTGATCGACCCGAAGATGGTCGAGCTGACGCCGTACGAGGGCATCCCGCACCTGATCACGCCCATCATCACCCAGCCGAAGAAGGCCGCCGCCGCGCTGGCCTGGCTGGTCGAGGAGATGGAGCAGCGCTACCAGGACATGCAGGTCAACCGGGTGCGGCACATCGACGACTTCAACCGGAAGGTCAAGTCGGGCGAGATCACCGCGCCGCCGGGCAGCGAACGCGCCTACCGGCCGTACCCCTACATCATGGCGATCGTGGACGAGCTGGCCGACCTGATGATGACCGCGCCGCGCGACGTCGAGGACGCGATCGTCCGGATCACCCAGAAGGCGCGTGCGGCGGGCATCCACCTGGTGCTGGCGACGCAGCGGCCGTCGGTGGACGTGGTGACCGGCCTGATCAAGACGAACGTGCCGTCACGGCTGGCGTTCGCCACGTCCTCGCTGACCGACTCGCGGGTCATCCTGGACCAGCCGGGCGCGGAGAAGCTGATCGGCATGGGCGACGGCCTGTACCTGCCGATGGGCGCCTCGAAGCCGGTGCGCGTCCAGGGCGCGTACGTGGGGGACGACGAGATCTCCGAGATCGTCAACTTCGCGAAGGACCAGGCGCAGCCGGAGTACACCGACGGCGTCACGGCGGCGAAGGCGGGCGAGAAGAAGGAGATCGACGCCGACATCGGCGACGACCTCGAGGTGCTGATCCAGGCGGCCGAGCTGATCGTCACCTCCCAGTTCGGCTCCACGTCGATGTTGCAGCGCAAGCTGCGGGTCGGCTTCGCCAAGGCGGGCCGGCTCATGGACCTGCTGGAGACGCGCGGCGTCGTCGGGCCGTCGGAAGGCTCG
It contains:
- a CDS encoding TetR family transcriptional regulator; amino-acid sequence: MAEGPLTAEVVLGATEDVLRRFGPAKATVVDVARALGVSHGSVYRHFPTKTALREAVTQRWLDRAHAGLAELAAADTPAPQRLRDWLAALFEAKRRKALGDPELFATFSVLVNEHSAVVATHIAAMVDDLTRIVADGVAAGDFATEDPAVSAKAVFAATARFHDPAHAGEWSAPDVDEVFDAVVSLLVAGLRPGQ
- a CDS encoding DUF4097 family beta strand repeat-containing protein, with amino-acid sequence MESDVVVRQQSFEVDGTVEVDVALLAGRVRVHLVDEPGVHVEVKHDPSPGESWSAGLSGLLSWVNDQFGTGRAQPAGPAEAVRDARLELSGGRVKVHSSKALPLRAVPLSVTVRAPAGSHVITKAGSAEVTVTGSAGRLELQTGTGDVTADRAEASSQVNSGSGKLRLGPMLGGLRAKTGSGDVEVSSVGGNTVIYTGTGDVWLGAVQNDVQVRTGGGDVTIADAASGKVQLGTGSGDVRVGVRPGVAAQVDLVSNSGSARSELDVSDTPPADEPSLFITGRTGSGTALVTTATTA
- a CDS encoding toxin-antitoxin system HicB family antitoxin gives rise to the protein MDLSPYIAALREDLATAASAGDDNTRRTAALLSAALEPAARLALMNALSDLAAEVTAALDGPVVDVRLDGRDVQVVVTGTAAREEHEPEPREVPRPSAGDATRVTLRLLDELKSKAEQAAAAQGMSLNTFVAQAVQGAVGGRRGGGGHKHWGPPKDQSGGDPSSSSRVRGWVQG
- the thyX gene encoding FAD-dependent thymidylate synthase; protein product: MAETVAPKVQLIAKTEFFPPDGVPWSTDADGGEALAEFAGRACYQSWTKPNPATATNSGYIKHIIEVGHLSVLEHGSVSFYLTGISRSLTHELIRHRHFSYSQLSQRYVPERNAAMVEPDVIANDPELHEKFLAAAQASVEAYNELLKGLEEKFSDVPSATLRRKQARQAARAILPNATETRIVVTGNYRAWRHFIAMRATEHADVEIRALAVECLRQLQKAAANVFADFAISTLADGSEVASSPLVTEG
- a CDS encoding ACT domain-containing protein; protein product: MKRLIVDVRPGEYAVVRLPADAPVPAGLLDAPGLVSVTRTPDELSIVCPVEHAPEADTAQPGWRLLTVRGPLEFTLTGIMAALSGELAAAGVSLFALSTYDTDHLLVKSGDLARAVQALRSSGHEVTKP
- a CDS encoding serine/threonine-protein kinase — its product is MSTQPRVIAGRYTLLAELGRGGMGVVWRAQDNVIGRQVAIKELHLPDGIALEERRVLEERVLREARTAGRLNDPGVVTVFDVVAEHGMTYIVMELVEAATLSTLISAHGPMPQDRVISMAVQALSALDSAHQAGIVHRDVKPGNLMVTPAGRVKLTDFGIAQAVDDPRLTTSGSLIGSPAYMSPERIHGNEASPASDLWALGATLCYAVEGANPYDRPTTASTLHAIMNEMPRLTRAHGVLGAVITGLMMPDPNARLTGPQARAMLERAAAQPTPPTGFGAPNPTMHYTPPTAARKPWLKKLLIAGTAVAAVALLVAGVLLGRWWFTDKPPAAMAETVTYGPGGTIEPAQFKAGNGQCGDNLVDPNTTVNYTDCEEPHRVEVYAAAEPFGSDKMPYPGDEWLRGYAETFCTMYFMSERVPVKDKQTKLRYVAVVPTSGVWAEDPAKASSSDKRYRDVACVLWNKDGTALKDQLYAK
- a CDS encoding TIGR03085 family metal-binding protein, translating into MGVAQDERRQLGELFAEVGPDAPTLCDPWRARDLAAHLVLRDRRPDAGAGILLKPLAGHTQRVQDAFAARPWDELVGLVRGGPPWYSPYALVDELVNSVEYFVHHEDVRRARDDWEPRSPDPVRDAVLWRRLAPVARLMYRKSPVGVVLRRPDGDAVVAKRGADPVVLTGQVSELLVHVFGRSAARVEYDGADEAVRLVRGLDRSM
- the dapA gene encoding 4-hydroxy-tetrahydrodipicolinate synthase encodes the protein MTGSPTAAPGRPFGRVLTAMVTPFDAEGAVDLAKAQRLAEHLVELGNDGLVVNGTTGESPTTTDAEKADLLRAVVEAVGDRATVVSGAGTYDTAHSVHLAKQAEAAGAHGLLLVTPYYSRPTQEGVLAHFTTVADQVGVPVMLYDIPPRAVIPIEVPTLLRLAEHPRIVAVKDAKGDLHAGSKVIAATDLAYYSGDDPLNLPWLSVGAVGFVSVVSHIAADRLRDMLDAFESGDVAGATAIHQSLLPLLRPFSRMPGVTYAKAALRLRGLDVGDPRLPLVPASTEDIEAVEAELGVNA
- a CDS encoding ribonuclease J; the protein is MINPSSPPPALPDGGLRVVALGGIGEIGRNMTVFEHAGRLLVVDCGVLFPEDDQPGVDLILPDFRAIEDRLDDIEALVLTHGHEDHIGAVPFLLKLRPDLPVVGSRFTLALLAAKCKEHRQTPRLIEITDGDRRSYGPYELEFFAVNHSIPDAVAVAVRTSAGLVLHTGDIKLDQLPLDGRLTDLAGFSRLGDEGVDLFLVDSTNAEVPGFVAPEREIGPVLENVVRKADQRVIVACFASHVHRVQQVLDVAVRHERRVALVGRSMVRNMGIAAELGYLNVPAGLFVDLNEAMEMPEDEVMFVSTGSQGEPLSALSRMARGEHRQISIRAGDTIVLASSLIPGNENAVFGVVNGLARLGATVVHQGNAKVHVSGHSPAGELLFLYNAVRPSNVMPVHGEWRHLRANAALAVATGVAEEQVVIAEDGVVVDLVDGKAAISGRVEVGHVYVDGLSVGDVGESTLSDRLVLGEGGFIAITVAVDSSSGRAVAPPTVSGRGFSDDPKALDQAVSLVEMELSRTEAEGITDSHRIAQAVRRVVGRWVAETYRRRPMIVPTIIPVN
- a CDS encoding dienelactone hydrolase family protein; amino-acid sequence: MAEILLFHHGHGLTPGVEAFAEHLAESGHTVHVPDLFDGQVFVDLVDGLDYAEQVGFGAIAERGRLAAEGLPADVVYLGFSLGVLPAQLLAQTKPGAAGALLVSACVPVTEFGGAWPATVPVQVHGMASDELFVNDGDLDAARDLVAGAADGELFLYPGDRHLFADRSLSSYDEVAAVLLMERVLAFLN
- a CDS encoding lysophospholipid acyltransferase family protein; the protein is MPTPLLWRVLTAVDQGVVGLSGRLEVTGDIPADLRGRPLLLASNHIGNLDPFVLIAACRKIGAAPRFLLAGGLLDAPVLGPLLKASGHLRVDRAAADVGDAYHRTVEALRRGGDPIAMYPEGRISLDPGLWPERGKTGAARLALSGGIPVVPVSQWGAHEAVYWGNTHVAGWADAKPYLTSYARGLRKRPTFKVHFGKPVDLSGLEDGKPGDARRAHERIMRAITAGLVPLRLDEPDLPKFHDPTRPTTGRSPWRPEGD